Genomic segment of Streptosporangium sp. NBC_01755:
TGAGCTCTGTGCGCGGCTCTCGAGCCGCTCCTCGCAGACCAGGGAAGACACGCACCGGAGCCGGTTCCGCGGATAGCCTCCAACCATACATACCGACAAATATTGGTTGTGAATCGCATAAACAACTGCTTTACTTGTGCCTAGCGCCTGTCGGATGGAAATCCGGGGTGACTTTCCAGCGCTGAGATTGAAGCTTCATCTATGTAACGCTCGATGTGATGCGGCGACCAACTCTTTAGCCTGTGCAGCACGGCGCCTTCCACGGCCCCCTGACGGACACGGTGTAACGACATGTCACAGATCGGTAGCCTCGGTTCATCCATCCGAACGCAGCCATCCGAGCTCCTCGACATTCTCGAAACCGAGTGGCGGCCCCGGCTTCGCGCTGTCTCGCTCGTCACCGAGGTCGAGGCGAGCGGCGAGACGCTCGCCATGGCCGCGGCGGCGCTGGGCGAGCTGTACCGCCTCAAGGTCTTCAAGGGAAAGTTCCAGACGCTGTTCGACCGCTGGCCCGGATGCGTGGCGGTCGCGCTCTCCGGGGTGGCCGCCACCGACTACCGCCAGGGCACCTTCTGGCCGTACTGGTGGAAGGCCACCGGCTACCAGCACGGCACCGCCCAGGACCAGACGGCATGGGGCCGCGGCTTCGCCCATGCCCTGGAGACCTTCGGATTGCCGACCTTCCCCGACATGTCGTTGACGTACGTCGGCCCGATCCTGATGCACGCGGGCATCCCGACCTACTGCCTGGAGGACGTCTTCCGGCTCCTCCTGCAGCGGCGCGCCCAGGACCCCGGGCTGGACGCCGAGGCGTTCCTCACCTGGGCGGTCGGCCGCGAGGGACGGCTCAACAGTCTTGACGAGCCCGCACGGCGATTCATCCGGCACGGCACCGACTACGCCATGGACGTCCTGGACCGCTGCTTCGACCTGACGGACCGGCTCCACTCCCCCGACCCCGACCTGGACGGGCTCGGCCTGCCCACCCGGTTCGTCGAGGAGGCGCAGAACCTCGCCACCCGGGGCAGGCTCGACCTCACCCGGTATGACGCGGCCGAGGCCAGGCGAGGCCGTACCGAGCGACCTCGATTGAGCCTCGACCCGTTCGGCCAGGGCGTCCAGGTCGTGCTTCCTCCCGTTGGAGACGCCCCGGACGGAACGGCGCGGTGGACCGTGACCGTCGATGGGCTGCAGAACATCGTCCGCAGCCGGTCTCTCTGGGTGGGGACGGCCGAGGCCGCGCCCAGCACGACGTTCGCGATCGCCCAACCCGCCCGACGGGCCCAGGTCTCGCTGTACGGCTCCGCCCACGAGGTGGAGCTGGAGATCGTGGATCCGGCCGATCCGCTGCTGGTCTTCACCGAGGACGGCAGACACCTGCCCGGCCATCTGGCCCTCCCGCCGGACACCGTCTGGCTGCTCCACCCTGCCGACCGCGAGCCGGCCTGTGACGTCGCACCGCGCGTGGTCACCGAGAGCCCGCTGCCCATCGGCTGGGACGGCTGGCGGCTGGTCCTGGTTTCGCTGGAGGGTGCGACCTGGATCGGCCTGGGCGGCGGCGCCGCTCGCCGCCCCGTTCGCGGGCACAGCAAGCCGCGCGTCCTCACCGGTGCCCCCGTCACCGGTGTGACCACGCCGTACGGCTCCGCCGTGTTCGCCGAGCTCCCGTCGATCTGGCTTCCCGCCGAGCGGGAGACCACCTGGCTGGTCGACATCCGCCCGTCCGCCGGTGGCCGTACCGTCTTCACCGGGTCCTTCACCGTCAGCGAACCCACCGAGATCTCGGAACGGCTCTGGGAGACGCTGCCCCGGCCGGTGCTCGGCGCCTTCGAGATCACGGTTCGAGGCCCCATCGGGCGTAACACCCGCCGCTCCATCGTCATCGCCGAGAGCCTCACCTCCCGGTGCACTCCCCAGATCCGCCTGTTCAACCATGAGGGACTGGTCGCCGGGCAGGCGTCGCTGGCCGCCGGTTCCGGCATGCGGGTGGAGCCGGCCGTGCTCACCTACACTCCTCGCGAGCGCGAACACGTCATCACCTGTAGCACCGACCAGCACGCGGAGCCGTTCATCGTCGCGCCCCCACACATGAGGGTGCTGGTCGAGGAGGCCGGGCAGAGCCCCCGCTGGCACGCGAGCCCCCTCCGCCTGGTGACCGAGGAGGTGGAGAGGCTCGAATCCCTCCGCGTGGAGGTCCCTGGGGTCGACGCGCTCCCTTCGGTCGAGATCCTGGCCGGCGGGAAGTCGGTGCAGGAGGTTCCCTCCTCCGGCCGGGGGCTCTACAACCTCAAGCGCGCCACCACCACGCTGAAGGCGCACCGCAGCGCCGATCTCATCCTGCCGTTCCTTGGCCGGGCGGTGCCCGTCGCCGGTGTCCGGCCGGCCAAGCTCGCCTCGGCAGTTACCTACCGCGAAAATCGCCTGGTGCTGGAGGACGGCATCTGGATCGAAGGGCTGTCAGCGGGGATCTACCTGACGACCGCTCCCTGGCGGGAACCGGAGATCATCCCGGTGGAGCAGGACTGCTCGATCCCCCTCCCCGCGCATCTGGTCGATGCCGGGCAGTTGCACGTACGGCTCGCCATTCAGGATCCGTGGCTCTGGGAGGAGTGGCCACGCTGGCCGCATCCCCGCGAGATCTTCGTCTGCGACGCCCCCGGCCGGTTCGGCGGGGCCGACGAGGAGGAGGCCGCCATCTCCGGCTATCTCGCCGGGATGAACGAGCTTCCCACTGAGGTCTCCCGGCTGGAGCGGCTCTGGGCGATCGTCGACCTGGCCAATCGCATCGACCACCGGTCCGCGAACCGGCGCATCGACGAGATCGCGACCGTCCTGCGACATCATTCGGATGCGGTCCAGGTGCTTCCCGAGGCGGCGTTGCCGCCCGATCGGACCATCGTCGCCCTGATCACCACGGGTCTCGCCGCCGCGCCCGCCCCCGAATACCGGGAGTCCCACGGCCGCCTGTGGCGAAAGTATCCGGCGGTCGCGGCGCTGCTCACCGGCTCGGCCCTGCCCGGCCAGGCAACCGAGGAGTCCGATCTGCTCGCGAACATCGAGGCCCAGTGCGGCGAGACGGCCGGGCGGCTGCTTCTCGGAGAGGCGGATCCCGACGCCGAGGTCGGCAGGTTCGGCCCCGATGCCGAATGGATGGCCCAGCAGACTCCCGAGCAGCTGGAGAACCTGTGGAGGGCGGTCAATGTCGTGCCCTCCGCCCTGCTCGACAAGGACACCCGCGTCGCCGCCGCCCGGCAACTGTTCGACAAGCGCACCAGCTACGACGCCCGTGACGTGGCCAACCAGGCGGCCCGGGTGCTCCGGGAGGCGATGAGTATCAAGCTCACCGACTACCGGGGGGTGGAGCGATCCATCGAGGCCCGCTGCCATCCCCTGCGTCGCGACGGGTGGCTGGCCCTACCGGCCGCGTCCATCGCGTTCGCCCTGGTCGCCAGGATCGCCGCCCGAGGCCACAGCGGCTGCCGCCACCTGGAAAGGGAATTCCGCCCCATGTGGCGGGCCCTGTCGAAGATCGCCCCAGACCTGACCACGATCGACCTCATCCGCGCCGAACTTCTCCTCGCGGGCCGAGCCGACCAAGCAGGCAGGTAATCGACGCATGGCCCCCAGGACCGGTGCGCTCGTACTCGCCGAGCGAGCCGGCCTGCCCCGACAACCGACCAAGCCTCCCCCCGGAGTTGACGCGTGGACCCGCTCAAGACCAGTGCGCTCATTACCGATACCTACCGGCGTTATCTGCGGTCGATCCTGCCGGTACGGGATCCGAGGATCGCCGAGGCGTTGGCAGCGGAGATCACGGACAGTCCGATGCTCACCAAGGGGCCGTTGCTCGAAGCGACGCCGCCATATCGGACCGGGGCCACGCTCCGTGAGCTGATCGCCGCCGGGGTGCTGGGCGAGGAGTTCGCCAAGCTCGGCGGGCCCGCCCTGCCGCTGGATCGCCCCCTCTACCTGCACCAGGAGCGGGCGCTGCGCAAGGCGGTGGCCGGACGGAACCTGGTCGTGGCGACCGGCACCGGCTCGGGTAAGACCGAGAGCTTCCTGCTGCCGATCCTCAACACCCTGGCGAAGGAGCACGCCGACGGCGAGCTCGGCCCGGGGGTGCGGGCGCTGCTGCTCTACCCGATGAACGCCCTGGCGAACGACCAGCTCAAGCGGCTACGCCAGCTGCTGGAGGCCGTGCCGCACATCACCTTCGGCCGCTACACCGGCGACACCCCCGAGCAGACTCTCAAGGGGATCGCCCAGTTCGAGGAGCTCAACCCCGGACAGCGGAGGCTGCCGAACGAGCTGCTCAGCCGTGAGGAGATGCGCGCCAACCCGCCGCACATCCTGCTCACCAACTACGCGATGCTGGAGTACCTGCTGCTCCGCCCGGCCGACATGGACCTCTTCGAGGGCGAGCACGGCGGGCACTGGCGGTTCATCGCGCTTGACGAGGCTCATGTCTACGACGGCGCGAAGGCCGAGGAACTCGGCATGCTGTTGCGGCGCCTGCACGACCGGGTGGCTCCCCGGCAGCGGCTCCAGTGCATCGCCACCAGTGCCACGGTGGGAGACCAGCCGCCCCCGGTCATGGACTTCGCCCAGAAGCTGTTCAACGTCGACTTCGAATGGGTGGACGGCGACGAGAGCCGCAAGGACCTCGTTGGCGCGACCAGGGTGGACATGCCCGAGGGCCCGTTCTGGGGACCGCTGTCGGCTCAGGACTACCGGGAACTTGCCCAGAGCGAGGACCTCGGCGAGGAGCTGTGCTGGCGCGCGGCCTCGGCGGGCGCGGATTTCACCGACGCCGGTACGGCTCTCGCCCGTGAGCACGCGATGGCCGCCCTCCGCAACGCCCTCCTGGCAGGACCGCGGTCGTTCGACAAGCTCGCCCAGCTGATCTTCGGCGGTCAGGACGACCCGGCGGGCGGCCTCTCCGCGCTGGTGCAGGTCGGCAGCCAGGTGCAGGACCGGTCGGGCTCTTCGGTGCTCTCGGCCCGCTACCACCTGTTCGCCCGCGCGACCGAGGGCGCCTTCACCTGCCTAACGAGCGCCGGTCCGCACGTCTCGCTGGGCAGGCACGAGGTCTGTACCTCCTGCGGCGGCGCCATGTTCGAGCTGGCCGGCTGCAAGCGCTGCGGCGCGGTCCATCTCATCGGCTCGGTGGAGATGTCCGCGGGCGGCACGGTCTTCACGCCCCGGATCAAGCACAAGGACTCCCGTACCTGGCTGCTGGTCGGTGACGCTCCCGAGGTCGTCGACGAGGACGAGGTGACGCTGGAGGCCGGCCCGGAGATCGACGCCCAGGACGGGCACCTGTGTCCCCGGTGCGGCGCGCTGCACGCGGCGGCGCCGCTGGTCTGCGGGTACGGCGGCTGCCAGGAGACCCGGCTCCGGCCGGTCAGGAAGCTGAACACGAAGGCCAGTTCGCCCACCGGCTGCCATGCCTGCGGCGCCCGGGGAGCCGGTCAGATCAGGCAGTTCGAGAGCGGTAACGACGCCGCGGCGGCCGTACTGGCCACTGCGCTCTACCAGGATCTGCCTCCCGCACCGGACGAGGAGGCGGCCGACCAGCCGGGTGGCGGTCGCAAGCTGCTGACGTTCAGCGACAGCCGCCAGCAGGCGGCCTTCTTCGCGCCCTATCTGGAGAACAGCTACACGAACCTGCAGCGGCGGCGTCTGGTGCTGGACGGCCTGCGCCGGGCGACCAGGGACGACGACCGGGTACCCGTCGAGGACCTGGTGCATCATGTGACCGTGGCCGCCACGAAGGCGGGCGTCTTCCAGCGCAAGGACAGCAAGCAGACGAAGCTGCGCGCCGTCTCCCTCTGGGTGATGCACGAGCTGGTCGCCCTCGACGACCGCCAGTCCCTGGAGGGCCGGGGCCTGATCCGCGTCGACCTGGACCGGGATCCGCGCTGGCGGCTCCCTCCGGCGTTCCTCTCCCTGGGGCTCTCGGAAGAGGAGGTCTGGACGCTGCTGGGCGAGCTCACCCGCTCGCTCCGCACCCAGGGGGCGATCACCATGCCCGAGGAGGTCGACCCCGGCGACGAGGCCTTCGACCCACGCCGGGGCCCCATCTACGTACGCGGCGACGGTTCGGAGCCCAAGCTGAAGGTGCTGAGCTGGGTGCCGACCCGAGGGGGCAATCGGCGGCTCGACTATCTCCAGCGGGTGCTCGCCACGGCCGGCTCCGCCGAGGATCCGCGACGGGTGCTCATGAAGTGCTGGGAGTTCCTGACCGCGCTCAGGGAGGGGTGGCTGCCCAGGGACCAGGTTCCCCGGATCGGGGTGGTCCACCAGGTGGATCACCGCAGCCTGAGGCTCGTCCCGGCCACCGAGATGTATAGGTGCGACCTCTGCCGGCGGATCACCACGGTGGCGGTACGCGGCATCTGCCCCACACTGAAGTGCGAGGGCACCCTTCAGGAGTGGGCGGCCGACGACTCCGACCACTACCGGGCGCTCTACCAGGGCATGACGCCCATCCCGCTGGTCGCCCAGGAGCACACCGCCCAGTGGACCGGCAACGAGGCCGCCGACATCCAGCAGCGGTTCCTGCGCGGCGAGGTGAACGTGCTGTCCTGCTCGACGACGTTCGAACTCGGCGTCGACGTGGGCGAGCTGCAGACGGTCATGCTGCGCAACATGCCGCCGACCACGGCCAACTACATCCAGCGGGCCGGCCGGGCCGGTCGGCGCGCCGACTCCGCCGCGCTGGTGGTGACCTACGCCCAGCGCCGCTCGCACGACCTGTCCCGCTACCAGGAACCCGAGACCATGATCGCGGGTAAGGTACGCGCACCGTACGTGCCGCTGGGCAACGAGCGGATCGACCGCAGGCACGCGCACTCGGTGGCGATCGCCGCGTTCTTCCGGCACGCCAAGGCGACCAGCGGGGAGGTCTGGCGCACGGCCGGTGAGTTCTTCCGGGCCATCGACGGTGGGGACGCGCCCTGCACCAGGGTCGCGAACTTCCTCACCCCCGTACCGGAGGAGATCACCGCGTCCCTCCGCCGGATCCTGCCGACCTCGGTGCAGGCGGAGATCGGCGTGGAGTCGGAGGCCTGGGTGACCAAGCTGTGTGTCCACCTGGAGAAGGTCCGGCAGGAGATGGCCCAGGACATCGAGATCTTCGAGCAGCGCATCAGGGAGTACGCGGAGAGCAGGAAGTTCGCTCAGGCCGACCGTTACCAGCGGACCATCAACACCATCACCCGGCGCAACCTGATCGGTTTCCTGGCCAACCGGAACGTGCTGCCCAAGTACGGCTTCCCGGTGGATGTCGTCGAGTTGCGTACCGCGCACTGTGACAGCTCCGTCGGAGCGAGGCTGGAGCTGGACCGCGACCTGTCCAGCGCGATCTACGAGTACGCGCCCGGCTCCGAGGTGGTC
This window contains:
- a CDS encoding DEAD/DEAH box helicase encodes the protein MDPLKTSALITDTYRRYLRSILPVRDPRIAEALAAEITDSPMLTKGPLLEATPPYRTGATLRELIAAGVLGEEFAKLGGPALPLDRPLYLHQERALRKAVAGRNLVVATGTGSGKTESFLLPILNTLAKEHADGELGPGVRALLLYPMNALANDQLKRLRQLLEAVPHITFGRYTGDTPEQTLKGIAQFEELNPGQRRLPNELLSREEMRANPPHILLTNYAMLEYLLLRPADMDLFEGEHGGHWRFIALDEAHVYDGAKAEELGMLLRRLHDRVAPRQRLQCIATSATVGDQPPPVMDFAQKLFNVDFEWVDGDESRKDLVGATRVDMPEGPFWGPLSAQDYRELAQSEDLGEELCWRAASAGADFTDAGTALAREHAMAALRNALLAGPRSFDKLAQLIFGGQDDPAGGLSALVQVGSQVQDRSGSSVLSARYHLFARATEGAFTCLTSAGPHVSLGRHEVCTSCGGAMFELAGCKRCGAVHLIGSVEMSAGGTVFTPRIKHKDSRTWLLVGDAPEVVDEDEVTLEAGPEIDAQDGHLCPRCGALHAAAPLVCGYGGCQETRLRPVRKLNTKASSPTGCHACGARGAGQIRQFESGNDAAAAVLATALYQDLPPAPDEEAADQPGGGRKLLTFSDSRQQAAFFAPYLENSYTNLQRRRLVLDGLRRATRDDDRVPVEDLVHHVTVAATKAGVFQRKDSKQTKLRAVSLWVMHELVALDDRQSLEGRGLIRVDLDRDPRWRLPPAFLSLGLSEEEVWTLLGELTRSLRTQGAITMPEEVDPGDEAFDPRRGPIYVRGDGSEPKLKVLSWVPTRGGNRRLDYLQRVLATAGSAEDPRRVLMKCWEFLTALREGWLPRDQVPRIGVVHQVDHRSLRLVPATEMYRCDLCRRITTVAVRGICPTLKCEGTLQEWAADDSDHYRALYQGMTPIPLVAQEHTAQWTGNEAADIQQRFLRGEVNVLSCSTTFELGVDVGELQTVMLRNMPPTTANYIQRAGRAGRRADSAALVVTYAQRRSHDLSRYQEPETMIAGKVRAPYVPLGNERIDRRHAHSVAIAAFFRHAKATSGEVWRTAGEFFRAIDGGDAPCTRVANFLTPVPEEITASLRRILPTSVQAEIGVESEAWVTKLCVHLEKVRQEMAQDIEIFEQRIREYAESRKFAQADRYQRTINTITRRNLIGFLANRNVLPKYGFPVDVVELRTAHCDSSVGARLELDRDLSSAIYEYAPGSEVVAGGVLWRSAGLYRLPGRELISNYYYVCRQCQHFRQGGEKLDPVCPACGTVADFQARKYYKPEFGFVADYKTAKPGTAPPKTSWNGAAHVVSLADDPVKRLWRSASGLSVLCRSGSRGEMIALAEGPTGSGYLICDWCGWATPNFGKGRQSATHTHPMRQSECKGKLSWRSLAHTYETDIMELRLESLSLSWSQWISTLYALLEGAADGLEISRGDIDGAVHPGHDGQTSLVVYDAVPGGAGSVTRIADSLDLVVETALKRMSNCDCGEETSCYGCLRNRRNERSHDMLRRGEAVKVLELLTGDGPLRAEE